In Populus nigra chromosome 1, ddPopNigr1.1, whole genome shotgun sequence, one genomic interval encodes:
- the LOC133673818 gene encoding GATA transcription factor 26, with amino-acid sequence MGKQGPCCHCGVTSTPLWRNGPPEKPVLCNACGSRWRTKGTLANYTPLHARAGPDDYEDHRVSRLKSISMNKNREVKLLKRKPNYEHRVAEGVALDYNEGYRKVVDEDTSNRSSSGSAISNSESCAQFGSADASDLTGPAQSVVWDSLVPSRKRTCVNRPKPSPVEKLTKDLYTILHEQQSSCFSGSSEEDLLFDNETPMVSVEIGHGSVLIRHPSSIARDEESEASSLSVEKKQYSTNEAYSHPVILPVHNENKSVNMTYPITVKTKNLSGQGMQQEQLNRDKSPHEKVHILGSHNSPLCSVDLNDILNFEEFARHLTNEEQRQLLKYLPPLDTAELPNSIKSMFDSPQFKENINCYQQLLSEGVFDLFFLEAKTEDCKTLERLTLSNLSKSKWVERYHLLKKSKNSTGKSLVGKGPNPNVVASSNLIGAKRSRDNPSQKFSEAKSMKSPKRIVMKATYEIKELIDNDGSCFSPRSLFALPPDGSSLMLDSLHFVDESSDQDLLLDIPSNGSFAQAELLYPTNNSFGQQASTSSSSIYPHLGCP; translated from the exons atggGCAAGCAAGGACCTTGCTGTCACTGTGGAGTTACAA GCACACCTCTTTGGCGCAACGGGCCTCCTGAGAAGCCAGTTCTGTGCAATGCATGTGGATCACGATGGAGGACAAAGGGAACACTAGCAAACTATACCCCTCTCCATGCCCGGGCTGGCCCTGATGATTACGAGGATCACAGAGTCTCTAGGTTGAAGAGTATATCTATGAACAAGAACAGAGAAGTGAAACTGCTTAAAAGAAAGCCAAATTATGAGCATAGGGTTGCTGAAGGTGTTGCTCTGGATTACAACGAAGGTTATAGAAAGGTTGTAGATGAAGACACTAGTAACAGGTCAAGTTCTGGGTCAGCCATATCCAACTCGGAGAGTTGTGCACAATTTGGCAGTGCAGATGCAAGTGATTTGACAG GTCCAGCCCAATCGGTTGTGTGGGACTCCTTGGTACCTTCTAGGAAGAGGACCTGTGTCAATCGGCCAAAGCCATCTCCAGTTGAGAAGCTTACCAAAGATTTATATACTATTTTGCATGAGCAGCAGTCGTCATGCTTCTCTGGCTCTTCAGAAGAGGATTTGCTTTTCGACAACGAAACTCCAATGGTTTCTGTTGAGATAGGACATGGAAGTGTTCTCATTAGACATCCAAGCTCAATAGCTCGAGATGAGGAATCCGAAGCTAGCTCCCTTTCTGTCGAGAAAAAACAATACTCGACAAATGAGGCCTATTCCCATCCTGTGATCCTTCCTGTACATAATGAAAACAAGAGTGTCAATATGACATATCCTATTACTGTAAAAACTAAGAACCTCAGCGGACAAGGGATGCAGCAAGAGCAACTTAATAG GGACAAGTCTCCACATGAAAAGGTACACATCCTGGGAAGTCATAATTCACCACTTTGCAGTGTTGATTTGAAT GATATTCTTAACTTTGAGGAGTTTGCAAGACACTTAACAAATGAAGAGCAGCGGCAATTACTAAAATATCTACCTCCACTTGATACCGCCGAACTTCCCAACAG CATCAAAAGCATGTTTGATAGCCCACAATTCAAGGAAAACATAAATTGCTATCAGCAACTGCTTTCAGAAGGAGTCTTTGATCTCTTCTTCTTAGAAGCAAAAACTGAAGACTGTAAGACTTTGGAAAGGCTTACACTGTCCAATTTGTCAAAGTCCAAATGGGTGGAGCGTTATCATCTACTCAAG AAGAGTAAAAATAGCACTGGGAAGTCTCTTGTTGGAAAGGGACCAAATCCAAATGTTGTTGCATCGAGTAATTTAATTGGTGCCAAAAGATCACGTGACAACCCAAGTCAGAAGTTTTCAG AAGCAAAGTCAATGAAGAGCCCCAAGAGGATTGTCATGAAGGCTACCTATGAGATCAAAGAACTCATAGACAATGATGGTTCTTGCTTTAGTCCAAGAAGCCTATTTGCCTTGCCTCCTGATGGCAGTTCCCTTATGCTGGATTCTCTCCATTTTGTGGATGAAAGTTCTGATCAGGACCTGCTGCTGGACATACCATCCAATGGTTCATTTGCACAGGCAGAGCTCCTTTACCCAACTAATAATAGTTTTGGCCAACAGGCTAGCACTAGTAGTAGCTCGATATACCCGCACCTAGGCTGCCCCTAA